The stretch of DNA TCTTAGACAAACCAATCACCTTCTTATTGGGGATGTAAGCCACCGTCGCAAAACCATCGATCGGCAGAAAGTGATGTTCACAGAACGAAAGACAGCTAATATTCTGCACTACGATCATCTGATCATAGTTCATTTTATTTTCAATCACCGTCATCTTCGGAAACTTTTTAGGATCCAAACCGCTAAAGACTTCGTTGACGTACATCTTGGCAACACGGCGAGGCGTTTCCCGAAGACTGTCATCGGATAGATCCAAACCTAATGTTTCCATGATGTCGACAAACTTAGCCGTGATTTTTTCAATTTTTTCTTCGTTGCTCAGGCCGTTTTCAATCATCGGCGTGGGACGCACGTTATCCAAAATCTGTTTTACAGCCACGGGAACTTCGTGCGGTGATGCCGGGTCCACCGGCGGCAACTTACTGGAAACTTTATGGGACTTTTTCTTCGTTGTTTTAGCCATGATTCTACCTTGGATGAAAACGCTCTTATGCCCTAAAAATCTGTCTCAAGAAAGCTTAAAGCTAAACTTTCTGTAAATTTTGGCTATTCAGCCACTGCCGAATCATTTCTTTGTCCGATGGCGAAGCCCCGACGAAATGAACCCGAACATGGTCCGCTTTCACATCGATCACTTTTGCAGAGCATTGAATATCATTAATATCCGTGAGCTGTAAGGAAAGCTGATCTCCTGCCTTGTAAGAAGTCGTCGGCGGCACGACGATGCGGGCACCTGTATAGGAAAGATCTAGTGTCTGTGTTTCAAGACCATCTAGCACCACGGGGGTCGCTATCGCAAAACGGTCCCCTGTCGGAGCAAACCAATTCTGTCGCCGATCCAAATAGGGATAACGAAAGAAATATGATACGGTTCCCACAATAAACAAAACTAAAAGGCAGTCCAAAAGTTTGGCCGTGCTAATCACCGGATCCACGTTTTCCATATCACGAATCAGACCGTATCCCGTGTTTAAAACAAACAAACCACAAAGAATAATTCCCAACATCCATGCCGACTTGTGACGAATCATCAAACTGACGCCGGCACCAAAAATAAGTAGCCACCCCACCCAACTAAAAATCTGATTTCCTGTTCTTTGATACATGAGAATATCCAAAACAGGAGTCAAAATAAGTACGGCGGCGGCCATCTGCACGGTCTTGGGTCGTTCTAAGGCGGTTGATTTCGTTTCCATATAAGGACTCTTATCGGAAAAACCAAATTGAGGTTAAATCAATGCGTACCAAAATGAGATCAAACGCACAGTGCCTTCACCGCGAGATTTTTATTGATTCCTAATTCGCGTCCAATAGAATTTTCCCATTGTGAAACATTATAATTTTATCTCGACATTCATCGTTCTCGCTTTTCTTTTCACCTGCAAGCAGGCACAGGCCTATCCTGATTTTATCGGCTACGCTTATTCTTCCTGCATTACCTGCCACTATAATGGTCTGGGCGGAGGCGCCTTGAACGACTATGGGCGCGCCTTGTATGCGACGGAAATCACCGCCCGCGATGTCTTTCCAAAAAATATGGAAGAAGAAGAC from Bdellovibrio sp. ArHS encodes:
- the folE gene encoding GTP cyclohydrolase I FolE, producing MAKTTKKKSHKVSSKLPPVDPASPHEVPVAVKQILDNVRPTPMIENGLSNEEKIEKITAKFVDIMETLGLDLSDDSLRETPRRVAKMYVNEVFSGLDPKKFPKMTVIENKMNYDQMIVVQNISCLSFCEHHFLPIDGFATVAYIPNKKVIGLSKINRIVQYFGRRPQVQERLTKQIADCLQYILGTEHVAVHISAKHYCVVMRGIEDTGSTTSTADLRGHFKTRMETREEFLQHCRTK
- a CDS encoding PilZ domain-containing protein, translated to METKSTALERPKTVQMAAAVLILTPVLDILMYQRTGNQIFSWVGWLLIFGAGVSLMIRHKSAWMLGIILCGLFVLNTGYGLIRDMENVDPVISTAKLLDCLLVLFIVGTVSYFFRYPYLDRRQNWFAPTGDRFAIATPVVLDGLETQTLDLSYTGARIVVPPTTSYKAGDQLSLQLTDINDIQCSAKVIDVKADHVRVHFVGASPSDKEMIRQWLNSQNLQKV